One segment of Alistipes finegoldii DSM 17242 DNA contains the following:
- a CDS encoding transposase → MRYGSYQQLRLLLYLLHQNGIAVSFAPPKKQIKHFSRMMMPVTKTDEKDAYMIAMYGEKMNPPIYKMPSQATIRILTTEGFTYFDNAKQLSRFIGICPTYQQSRTSVNIREHINRNDDERLRSLLYIAFWTALRYNSRECYIRLKANEKPFKVALIAVTNKLVRPVLTITTINSIYRWICPG, encoded by the coding sequence TTGCGTTATGGAAGCTACCAGCAATTACGGCTGCTGCTGTACCTGCTACATCAGAACGGTATTGCCGTCAGTTTTGCCCCCCCCAAAAAGCAGATCAAGCATTTTTCCCGAATGATGATGCCCGTTACCAAAACCGACGAAAAAGACGCCTACATGATCGCCATGTACGGGGAGAAGATGAATCCTCCCATCTACAAAATGCCCTCGCAGGCTACAATACGGATCCTTACCACCGAAGGGTTTACCTACTTTGACAATGCAAAGCAACTATCCCGCTTCATCGGAATATGTCCAACCTATCAACAATCAAGAACATCCGTAAATATCAGAGAACATATCAACCGGAATGACGATGAACGTCTGCGATCTTTACTCTATATTGCCTTTTGGACTGCCTTGCGTTACAATAGTCGGGAGTGTTATATCCGATTAAAGGCAAATGAAAAACCATTCAAAGTAGCTCTGATTGCTGTGACTAACAAACTCGTCAGGCCTGTTCTTACCATTACTACAATCAACTCAATATATCGATGGATTTGTCCCGGCTAA
- a CDS encoding hybrid sensor histidine kinase/response regulator transcription factor: MLYFVGFLSPPLPAAAASYDRIQTLSMDEGLPHSDVNAITQDRDGYLWFATFSGLSKYDGYRLQTFRTDNSDLTSDRILCLFVARDSSLYIGTESGGLNRYDPVSETIFPVAEEPTTSADQVINNIFEDRKGTVWVCRNDGLGYLTLRGATTYLHVKNRWRGFYIQCGTALDSCRLLLSTDAGPVIYNPETEEIQNILRDEIKTRCFSMQSFADGKIALSGGWGVRIYDPKTDDLQRICDFSSRVTTQDNHGNIWVGSFNRGLYKYDRNGIKIVHYHPKLPIPHAVNSFEISALFEDRSGVLWIGTIGGGLSRLNVVEKHIECYTEAQGLCENRIITFLEARDGILWVSTHGGINLFNRSSATFRELRINGLPSIQFATVSAFFMAENGDIWLGTWDKGLWVIDSRDIDRAIQTGQVRARQLKHPVIDGELSVFRIVEDRDRHLWISSNRGCFEYIPSHGDFKTGQWINYTHNGDDPNSLCSNFTTDIYPDTVTDNKTIWIGTRSGLNRIVFDADGKANCQRIELAATNARERKVCSSDAFISTIHCDRKEGGGLWIATIGEGLFLMTEGRCGGKTPRFSCFDTSNSRFFNNELESLQEDDHGAFWIGGYGITRFDPRDHSIRHFTVKDQLQSNSFKIWASYRLRNGEMVFGGVKGFNIFHPDSITDNDIRPRTAISRLKIRNQTVSAGDSVCGRVVLPRAINRLNKLDLSYNCNNLTFEFSAFAYVDPKYNTYKYRMENFDTDWNYTSGLSPQAVYTNLRPGSYRLVVYASNEDGYWSQAPAVLEITIRPPVYATRLAWLCYIALTILFLYRWHRRSLRKLQERHQIELERNKYYEEQKSSANMLQFYTDIAHELKTPLSLITAPVEELLLNPHIGKTTRNRLELVNRNAGALKTLLEQILDLRKYESHKMELAAVQTDASEFLRGIAELFKPLADQLQIQFSQEIPNDPLILWIDRRKMEIVIANLLYNAFKYSRKSSGKVNLVCEEQQLSVTISVEDNGIGIARDEQSRIFERFYQARNNNSPQKSIGIGLSLVKHIVTLHHGEIEVASELNVGSLFRVRIPKGCAHLAPEQIKDSDKVPGRPFQNLPIGMDSALSDFGDDQFESEMAAETAIGNDRGMQCGLLEENTRHGAAASDGKRVSILVAEDNTALRDYLRSALENRYNVSTARNGEEAYCQAINEQPDLVLTDIVMPGMSGIELCRKIKENSRTSAIGVILLTAHNLQNYEVSGYRVGADAYVAKPFSLEVLFSRIDNLVARQNKIHKNSQPIKEIPISEVAVEKSEDLFLVKCTETIETEIADPRFDVLQLCRKIGVSRSQLYRRILALTGLTPIQFIRSIRLKHAASFLAQDGTLPVNEVMYRVGYTNLSHFAKIFHEEFGLYPKEFALRNRSKTGKVDSASEIFSKNEPETQK; the protein is encoded by the coding sequence ATGTTGTACTTCGTCGGATTCTTATCTCCGCCGCTCCCCGCCGCTGCCGCCTCCTATGACCGAATCCAGACCCTCTCGATGGACGAAGGACTCCCGCACAGCGACGTAAATGCGATTACGCAAGATCGTGACGGCTATCTTTGGTTCGCGACATTCAGCGGGCTGAGTAAATACGACGGATACAGACTCCAAACCTTTCGGACCGACAATTCCGACCTCACCAGCGACCGGATACTCTGCCTATTCGTCGCCCGGGATTCGTCCCTTTATATCGGAACCGAATCCGGAGGGCTGAACCGTTACGATCCGGTGTCCGAAACGATATTTCCGGTCGCCGAAGAGCCGACAACCTCTGCAGACCAGGTGATCAACAACATTTTCGAAGATCGAAAAGGTACCGTATGGGTCTGTCGAAACGACGGATTGGGATACCTCACACTCCGAGGAGCAACCACTTATCTGCATGTCAAGAACCGATGGAGAGGATTCTACATACAGTGCGGAACCGCCTTGGATTCTTGCAGACTGCTACTGTCAACCGATGCCGGCCCCGTCATCTATAACCCCGAAACCGAGGAGATACAAAATATCCTCCGGGATGAAATCAAAACCCGCTGTTTCTCGATGCAGTCTTTCGCAGACGGCAAAATCGCGCTTTCCGGAGGATGGGGCGTTCGGATCTATGATCCGAAAACCGACGACCTACAGAGAATCTGCGACTTCTCATCCCGGGTCACGACGCAGGACAATCACGGAAACATCTGGGTCGGAAGTTTCAACCGGGGACTGTACAAATACGACCGGAATGGTATTAAGATTGTTCACTACCACCCCAAACTCCCCATTCCTCATGCCGTCAACTCCTTTGAGATCAGCGCACTGTTCGAGGATCGTTCCGGGGTGCTTTGGATCGGAACGATCGGCGGCGGCTTGAGTAGGCTCAATGTCGTCGAAAAACATATCGAATGCTATACCGAAGCGCAGGGCTTGTGTGAAAATCGGATCATCACGTTCCTCGAAGCCCGCGACGGAATACTTTGGGTCAGCACACATGGCGGCATCAATCTGTTTAATCGAAGTTCCGCAACTTTCCGGGAGCTGCGCATAAATGGATTGCCGAGCATCCAATTTGCAACCGTATCAGCCTTCTTTATGGCCGAAAACGGCGACATCTGGCTCGGAACGTGGGACAAAGGATTGTGGGTCATCGACAGCCGGGATATCGACCGGGCGATACAGACCGGTCAGGTCCGGGCCCGACAACTCAAACATCCGGTCATCGACGGGGAATTGTCCGTGTTCCGAATCGTTGAAGATCGCGACAGACACCTGTGGATCAGCTCGAACCGGGGATGTTTCGAATACATTCCATCCCACGGGGATTTCAAAACCGGGCAGTGGATCAACTATACCCACAACGGAGATGATCCCAATTCGTTATGCTCCAATTTCACGACGGACATCTACCCCGATACCGTCACCGACAATAAGACCATCTGGATCGGAACCCGCTCGGGGCTGAACCGAATCGTATTCGATGCCGACGGCAAGGCGAACTGCCAGCGAATCGAACTCGCCGCTACGAACGCCCGTGAACGGAAGGTGTGTAGTTCCGATGCCTTCATCTCGACGATTCACTGTGACCGGAAAGAGGGGGGGGGTCTTTGGATCGCAACGATCGGCGAAGGTCTCTTCCTTATGACCGAAGGTCGTTGCGGCGGGAAAACGCCCCGTTTCAGCTGTTTCGACACATCCAACTCCCGGTTCTTCAATAACGAACTGGAGAGCCTGCAGGAGGACGACCACGGAGCCTTCTGGATCGGCGGCTACGGAATCACCCGCTTCGATCCCCGGGATCACTCGATCCGGCATTTTACGGTAAAGGACCAATTGCAGAGCAACTCCTTCAAAATCTGGGCATCGTACAGACTCCGCAACGGCGAGATGGTTTTCGGAGGCGTAAAGGGGTTCAACATTTTCCATCCGGACAGCATCACCGACAACGACATCCGCCCGCGCACGGCCATCTCCCGGCTTAAGATTCGGAATCAGACCGTCTCGGCCGGAGATTCCGTTTGCGGACGCGTCGTCCTGCCGCGCGCCATCAACCGGCTCAACAAACTCGACCTCTCCTACAACTGCAACAACCTCACCTTCGAATTTTCGGCCTTCGCCTACGTCGATCCCAAGTACAATACCTATAAATATAGAATGGAGAATTTCGACACCGACTGGAACTACACCAGCGGACTGTCGCCTCAAGCCGTCTATACCAACTTGCGCCCGGGCAGCTACCGGCTGGTCGTATATGCCTCGAACGAAGACGGATACTGGTCTCAGGCCCCTGCGGTGCTCGAAATCACGATACGTCCGCCCGTCTATGCCACACGCTTGGCCTGGCTTTGCTACATTGCGCTAACCATCCTTTTTCTCTACAGATGGCACCGCCGTTCACTGCGAAAACTACAGGAGCGCCACCAGATAGAGCTCGAACGCAACAAATACTATGAAGAGCAGAAGAGCAGCGCCAACATGCTACAGTTCTATACCGATATCGCCCACGAGCTCAAGACGCCGCTCTCGCTGATTACAGCCCCGGTCGAAGAGCTGCTCTTGAATCCGCATATCGGGAAAACGACGCGCAACAGACTGGAACTCGTCAACCGCAATGCGGGGGCATTGAAGACCCTGCTGGAACAAATCCTCGACTTGCGCAAATACGAAAGCCACAAAATGGAACTCGCGGCTGTGCAAACCGATGCGTCGGAATTCCTCCGCGGTATAGCCGAACTGTTCAAGCCGTTGGCCGACCAACTTCAGATACAGTTCTCGCAGGAGATTCCGAACGATCCGCTCATACTCTGGATCGATCGTCGGAAAATGGAGATCGTTATCGCTAATTTGCTCTACAACGCATTCAAATACAGTCGGAAAAGTTCAGGGAAAGTGAATCTCGTCTGTGAAGAGCAACAGCTGTCGGTAACCATTTCGGTGGAAGATAATGGAATCGGAATAGCCCGGGATGAACAGTCCCGGATCTTCGAACGTTTTTACCAGGCTCGAAACAACAACTCGCCGCAAAAAAGCATCGGCATCGGACTCTCCCTGGTCAAGCATATCGTTACTCTGCATCATGGAGAAATTGAAGTCGCATCCGAATTGAACGTCGGTTCGCTCTTCCGGGTCCGGATCCCGAAGGGATGTGCGCACCTCGCTCCCGAACAGATCAAAGATTCCGACAAGGTCCCGGGTCGGCCATTTCAGAATCTCCCGATAGGGATGGATTCCGCGCTGTCGGACTTCGGTGACGATCAATTCGAATCGGAGATGGCGGCGGAAACCGCAATCGGGAACGATCGTGGAATGCAGTGCGGGCTCCTGGAAGAAAATACGCGCCACGGAGCAGCTGCATCTGATGGAAAAAGAGTTTCGATTCTCGTGGCCGAGGACAATACCGCCTTGCGGGATTATCTTCGAAGCGCGCTGGAGAACCGATACAACGTCTCGACGGCACGAAATGGAGAGGAGGCTTATTGTCAGGCAATCAATGAACAGCCCGATCTGGTGCTTACAGACATCGTCATGCCGGGAATGTCGGGAATCGAACTTTGCCGCAAAATCAAGGAGAATTCCCGGACTTCGGCAATCGGGGTCATTCTACTTACGGCCCACAATCTGCAGAACTACGAAGTATCCGGATACCGTGTCGGAGCCGACGCTTATGTAGCAAAACCGTTCTCCCTTGAAGTGCTCTTCTCCCGTATCGACAACCTTGTTGCCCGACAGAATAAAATCCACAAAAACAGTCAACCTATAAAGGAGATTCCCATTTCAGAAGTCGCTGTGGAGAAATCCGAAGATCTCTTCCTTGTCAAATGTACCGAAACCATCGAGACCGAAATAGCCGATCCGCGATTTGACGTCCTACAGCTTTGCCGCAAAATCGGCGTGTCACGATCGCAGCTCTACCGGCGTATTCTTGCCCTCACGGGGTTGACGCCCATACAATTCATTCGCAGCATCCGGCTAAAGCACGCTGCATCATTCCTTGCCCAAGACGGAACACTTCCTGTCAATGAGGTAATGTATCGCGTAGGGTACACCAATCTCAGCCACTTCGCCAAAATCTTCCATGAGGAATTCGGACTCTACCCCAAGGAGTTCGCCCTCCGGAACCGGAGCAAAACGGGAAAAGTGGACTCCGCGTCGGAAATCTTCTCCAAAAACGAGCCCGAGACGCAGAAATGA
- a CDS encoding IS110 family transposase: MHYLYYVGLDVSKETFDASLVAFEDANEMAHRKFANSRKGICSCLHWVEKRHGIRLDDVIFCAEDMGSYISEMAVCASDRTLNFNFSLISPLVIKYSMGIARGKTDRVDARRIAEYAITHYRKIALYLPAEKELCQLRTWLILRAHLAKQRVAKLVLLEKLDYKEKFADVSIQRSMLQEEIAYAETHMKTIEREMKELIAADSNICRNYKLLTSIKGVGPITAIVMLCSTLNFTKITDHRKFACYCGLAPFEHSSGTSVRGGCHTSSMANRDIKVQLNRSALIAIRCDPQLKAYYERKVAEGKHKFSVLNAVRAKIAARCFAVVRRGTPYVALQI, from the coding sequence ATGCACTATTTGTATTATGTGGGTCTGGATGTGTCGAAAGAGACTTTCGATGCGTCTTTGGTCGCCTTCGAGGATGCAAACGAGATGGCTCACCGCAAATTCGCCAACTCCCGAAAAGGGATCTGCTCGTGTCTGCACTGGGTTGAGAAGCGGCATGGTATTCGGCTCGACGATGTGATTTTCTGCGCCGAGGATATGGGGAGCTACATATCCGAGATGGCGGTTTGTGCTTCCGACAGGACGCTGAATTTCAATTTTTCACTGATCTCGCCGTTGGTAATCAAGTATTCGATGGGTATTGCCCGTGGCAAAACAGACAGAGTGGATGCCCGGCGTATCGCCGAGTATGCGATCACTCACTATCGGAAGATAGCCCTTTATCTGCCGGCAGAGAAGGAACTGTGTCAGTTGCGCACATGGCTGATCTTAAGGGCTCATCTGGCAAAACAACGTGTAGCGAAACTGGTGTTGCTCGAAAAATTAGACTACAAAGAGAAATTCGCGGATGTATCTATTCAACGTTCCATGCTCCAGGAGGAGATCGCGTATGCAGAAACTCATATGAAAACCATCGAACGGGAAATGAAGGAACTGATAGCCGCCGACAGCAACATTTGCCGGAACTACAAGCTGCTGACCAGCATCAAAGGTGTAGGGCCGATCACGGCCATTGTGATGCTCTGTTCGACGCTTAATTTCACCAAAATCACAGACCACCGCAAGTTTGCCTGCTATTGCGGGCTGGCTCCGTTCGAACATAGCTCCGGCACAAGCGTTCGCGGGGGATGCCACACATCGAGCATGGCGAATCGAGACATTAAAGTACAACTGAACCGCAGTGCACTGATTGCCATCAGGTGTGATCCGCAACTAAAGGCATATTACGAACGCAAAGTGGCTGAAGGTAAACATAAATTCAGCGTCCTGAATGCTGTGAGGGCCAAAATCGCCGCCAGATGCTTTGCCGTCGTAAGGCGTGGAACACCATATGTAGCGTTGCAGATATAA
- a CDS encoding DUF3408 domain-containing protein, whose protein sequence is MDSLKETDKPATNLPKHPRIEVDEELMRQMIAGQAPLDSKVVRRIPEPEEENTDAPEGNTSAPTAEKTNVDTQTTTVKEPAGFRRKKIILPDFERTFFAPVDCRNRSAIYVSAQTKRKVSEILHLLGNESTRLTALVDNMLRFVMDIYSDELNYLHEKKNKRRPF, encoded by the coding sequence ATGGATTCATTAAAAGAAACTGACAAACCTGCAACAAACCTTCCGAAGCATCCCCGTATCGAAGTCGATGAGGAGTTGATGCGTCAGATGATCGCCGGACAAGCTCCTTTGGACTCGAAAGTCGTCCGTAGGATTCCCGAGCCGGAAGAGGAAAATACGGACGCTCCCGAGGGAAACACATCGGCACCAACTGCTGAAAAAACAAATGTCGACACCCAAACGACTACTGTAAAGGAGCCTGCTGGATTCCGACGGAAAAAGATCATACTGCCGGATTTCGAACGCACCTTCTTCGCTCCGGTAGATTGCCGTAACCGCTCGGCGATTTATGTCAGTGCGCAAACCAAGCGCAAAGTGTCGGAAATCCTCCACCTGTTGGGGAATGAAAGCACAAGGCTTACGGCTTTGGTCGACAATATGCTGCGCTTTGTCATGGACATTTATAGCGACGAGCTGAATTATCTCCATGAAAAGAAAAATAAAAGACGGCCGTTTTGA
- a CDS encoding site-specific integrase produces MQRSTFKVLFYVKRQSEKHGQVPVMGRITINGTMSQFSSKLSVRSSLWDAKANKASGRSLEAQRLNEKLENIKTNIGKQYQRLCDRDSYVTAEKVRNAFLGMGDDCRLLLQTFDEYLADFRKRVGKDRAYSSYEDYCKRRRRLASFLEYEYRVKDIAFKELKRDFIEKFVVYLSSVQGMRSGTIHSTLKKLKLMTYTAYKNGWIAADPFAGFYVKAEYAERRYLSASELQAVMDVRLPNYRTGINRDAFVFCAFTGLSHADVVKLTHADIHTDDNGERWIIDRRQKTGTQFRVKLLPVAEMLYERYKDMHLSGDRVFPLKGTYNTLNMSLRHVARHAGLSFNPTIHMARHTFATTVTLTQGVPLETVSKMLGHKRITTTQIYAKITNDKIGQDMAALSEKLSSVFKVAR; encoded by the coding sequence ATGCAACGCAGCACTTTCAAAGTCCTTTTCTATGTAAAAAGGCAGTCGGAAAAACACGGTCAGGTTCCCGTTATGGGCCGTATCACCATCAATGGCACGATGTCGCAGTTCAGCAGCAAACTCTCCGTTCGTTCCAGCCTTTGGGATGCCAAAGCCAACAAAGCCTCCGGCAGAAGTCTTGAAGCCCAGCGTCTCAATGAAAAGTTGGAGAACATCAAGACCAATATCGGCAAGCAGTACCAACGTCTCTGCGACCGTGATTCATACGTTACGGCCGAAAAGGTCCGCAACGCTTTCCTCGGTATGGGTGACGACTGCCGCCTGCTGTTGCAGACCTTCGACGAATATCTTGCAGATTTCCGCAAGCGCGTGGGCAAAGACCGCGCTTATTCCAGTTATGAGGACTACTGCAAACGCCGCCGGCGTCTGGCCTCCTTCCTCGAATACGAGTACCGCGTCAAGGACATTGCGTTCAAAGAGCTGAAGCGGGATTTCATCGAAAAGTTTGTGGTCTACCTCTCCTCGGTACAAGGGATGCGCTCCGGGACGATCCATTCTACGCTCAAGAAATTGAAGCTGATGACCTACACGGCGTATAAGAACGGCTGGATTGCCGCCGATCCTTTCGCAGGGTTCTATGTCAAAGCGGAATACGCTGAACGACGTTATCTATCCGCTTCGGAATTGCAGGCCGTGATGGATGTCAGGCTCCCCAACTACCGAACGGGCATCAACCGTGACGCCTTCGTCTTCTGCGCCTTTACGGGTTTGAGCCATGCGGACGTAGTGAAACTCACCCACGCGGACATCCATACGGACGATAACGGGGAGCGCTGGATTATCGACAGGCGTCAGAAAACAGGTACGCAGTTCCGTGTCAAACTGCTTCCCGTTGCCGAAATGCTTTACGAGCGTTATAAGGATATGCATCTCTCAGGCGACCGGGTCTTTCCGCTCAAAGGCACTTATAATACGCTGAACATGTCCTTGCGGCATGTTGCCAGACATGCCGGTCTGTCGTTCAACCCGACGATTCATATGGCGCGTCATACCTTTGCCACGACGGTCACGCTTACGCAAGGCGTGCCTCTGGAAACGGTCAGCAAGATGCTGGGGCACAAACGGATCACCACGACCCAAATCTATGCTAAGATCACCAATGATAAAATCGGACAGGATATGGCGGCATTAAGCGAGAAACTCAGCAGCGTCTTCAAGGTCGCACGGTAA
- a CDS encoding PKD domain-containing protein, with the protein MKQLFFHLVPVLAFGLVLAACDNDSDEWTQPYEFAWSYGAESQFSVGKPATFTDLSLGVETREWSFEDATPATSTDPEPSVVFNSKGIKTVTLTIHFLNGQVQSESFDIEVFYPLSARIKALELTPKGCIRLDTPVSFGLTEVEGNPTSYQWTFEGGTPSSSTDPAPVVTWTSANKNGARISCRLTRADDGMTTTVEQTFIVGNYPMLHPIPEKDYDPWRFELSSIGKWTLWNTTTSADDLTTNTSIVSGGADGSKQALKVTLKPGVIYQLFTRDNWVCNAQLVAGQKYEVSFWQKTDAAEGSLIVLTGIYNNLPSWSWNEYLQVLASDHWSIYFPDIPFEEQVEEMFGIWSNIEYPLTETITLPASPELMPSAEWKQVRFEFTATSAKYESLLNTYPQFALLSAGSADVNWYLDDIQINLIEE; encoded by the coding sequence ATGAAACAGCTATTCTTTCATCTCGTGCCGGTTCTTGCCTTTGGGTTGGTACTGGCTGCTTGTGACAACGATTCGGACGAGTGGACACAACCTTACGAATTCGCTTGGAGCTACGGCGCGGAATCACAATTCAGCGTCGGGAAACCCGCTACATTTACGGACCTTTCGCTCGGGGTCGAAACCCGCGAGTGGAGTTTCGAAGACGCAACACCTGCGACCTCCACGGATCCCGAACCGAGCGTCGTATTCAATTCGAAAGGCATAAAGACGGTAACCCTTACAATCCATTTTCTCAACGGTCAGGTGCAGTCCGAATCGTTCGACATTGAGGTATTTTACCCGCTTTCGGCTCGGATCAAAGCCTTGGAACTTACACCGAAAGGCTGTATTCGGCTCGATACCCCCGTCTCGTTCGGCCTTACCGAAGTCGAGGGTAATCCGACATCCTACCAATGGACATTCGAAGGCGGTACGCCTTCCTCGTCGACTGATCCCGCCCCAGTGGTCACCTGGACTTCGGCCAACAAAAACGGAGCCCGAATCTCCTGCAGACTCACTCGGGCCGACGACGGAATGACAACTACCGTCGAACAGACTTTTATTGTCGGAAACTATCCAATGCTGCACCCCATTCCCGAGAAGGATTATGATCCCTGGCGGTTCGAACTTTCGTCCATTGGAAAATGGACGCTCTGGAACACGACCACTTCCGCGGATGATCTGACGACTAACACCTCCATCGTCAGCGGCGGGGCCGATGGCTCGAAGCAGGCCCTCAAGGTAACGCTCAAACCGGGAGTCATCTATCAGTTGTTCACGCGAGACAACTGGGTTTGCAACGCCCAACTCGTTGCCGGACAAAAATATGAAGTCTCCTTCTGGCAGAAAACGGATGCCGCGGAGGGTTCGCTTATCGTCTTGACGGGCATCTATAACAATCTGCCCTCCTGGTCTTGGAATGAATACCTCCAGGTACTTGCGAGTGACCACTGGAGCATCTACTTCCCCGATATTCCTTTCGAGGAACAGGTGGAAGAGATGTTCGGAATTTGGAGTAATATCGAATATCCGCTTACCGAAACGATCACACTCCCGGCATCTCCGGAGCTGATGCCTTCCGCAGAGTGGAAACAGGTCCGGTTCGAATTCACGGCCACTAGCGCCAAATACGAATCGTTGCTGAACACCTATCCCCAATTCGCTCTTCTGTCAGCCGGCTCCGCTGATGTAAACTGGTATTTGGACGACATACAAATCAATCTTATCGAAGAATAA